A DNA window from Lepidochelys kempii isolate rLepKem1 chromosome 9, rLepKem1.hap2, whole genome shotgun sequence contains the following coding sequences:
- the LOC140917006 gene encoding coagulation factor X-like — MVGSNFVFIVFVRKEEAHQVLKIRKRSNQFLEEIHPGNLERECIEETCSFEEAKEIFQSQEKTMEFWFDYKDLNPCKENPCKNGGICKQKHYDYFCICPPLFGGKKCEIEKFECWYKNGGCWQYCQDTAHSLRVVCSCAEGYVLGDDGKRCTQSAQFPCGLIKRSMHALEEVVPGLTGMAEGRAPRLNGKVKRGAPGLNESAEGDAPGLNESVEGGTLKLNGMAERATPRLNESAEGGTPGLNRMAEGGIPKLNESAEGGAPRLHELVEGGAPQLNGSTEWEAPRLNGSAEGGTHGLNQMTEEGTPKLNETAKQGAPGLNGSADGQNVHDGLNQTEAEGNLTDGDLHSWTKVYQTAEHDDTRITGGSFCHRGHCPWQVFVRNSRGYGFCGGSLISSRWVVTAAHCLEIVKPHHVTIGDFDKHQREVKEQKIKVQQSWIHPHYDSDNYNGDIALLYLSSDVVFNEYVLPICLPNPNLATLLTVEGTRGMVSGWGSTHHRGPGTRFLMKVKLPIVSMETCRQSTAKLITDNMFCAGYAAKAQDACKGDSGGPFAVSYHNTWYLLGIVSWGEGCAEERKYGAYTRVANYVPWIKELVENLADAGGFLPSF, encoded by the exons ATGGTCGGATCCAATTTTGTTTTCATAGTGTTTGTGAGAAAAGAAGAAGCACACCAGGTGCTGAAGATCCGTAAACGCTCTAACCAGTTCCTGGAGGAGATTCACCCAGGGAACTTGGAGAGAGAATGCATTGAGGAAACCTGCTCCTTCGAGGAGGCAAAGGAGATTTTCCAATCGCAGGAGAAAACA ATGGAGTTTTGGTTTGATTACAAAG ATTTAAATCCCTGCAAAGAGAATCCCTGTAAGAACGGTGGCATCTGCAAACAGAAACACTACGATTATTTCTGTATCTGTCCCCCACTGTTCGGAGGAAAGAAGTGTGAAATAG AGAAGTTTGAATGCTGGTACAAGAATGGCGGCTGCTGGCAGTATTGCCAAGATACCGCACACTCCCTTCGTGTGGTGTGCTCCTGTGCAGAGGGTTATGTCCTGGGTGATGATGGAAAGAGGTGTACGCAATCAG cTCAGTTTCCCTGTGGGCTGATTAAAAGATCCATGCATGCTTTGGAGGAAGTTGTCCCTGGGCTCACTGGGATGGCAGAGGGGCGAGCCCCCAGGCTCAACGGGAAGGTGAAGAGGGGTGCCCCCGGGCTCAATGAGTCGGCAGAGGGGGACGCCCCTGGGCTCAATGAGTCGGTGGAGGGGGGCACCCTCAAGCTCAACGGGATGGCAGAGAGGGCCACCCCCAGACTCAATGAGTCAGCAGAGGGGGGCACTCCTGGGCTCAACCGGATGGCAGAGGGGGGCATCCCCAAACTCAATGAGTCAGCAGAGGGGGGCGCCCCCAGGCTCCATGAGTTGGTGGAGGGGGGTGCCCCCCAGCTCAATGGGTCAACAGAGTGGGAGGCCCCCAGGCTCAATGGGTCAGCAGAGGGGGGCACCCATGGGCTCAACCAGATGACAGAGGAGGGCACCCCCAAACTCAATGAAACAGCAAAGCAGGGTGCCCCTGGGCTCAATGGGTCGGCGGATGGGCAGAATGTGCATGATGGCCTCAATCAAACTGAAGCTGAAGGAAACCTGACAGATGGAGATCTACACAGCTGGACAAAAGTCTACCAAACTGCAGAGCATGATGATACCAGGATCACTGGGGGATCTTTCTGCCATCGTGGCCACTGTCCCTGGCAG GTATTTGTCCGAAATAGCAGGGGTTATGGTTTCTGTGGAGGGAGTTTAATCAGCAGCCGCTGGGTCGTCACTGCTGCCCACTGCCTTGAGATTGTTAAACCACATCATGTTACGATAG GAGACTTTGACAAACACCAGAGAGAAGTGAAAGAACAAAAGATCAAAGTGCAACAGAGCTGGATACATCCACACTATGACTCAGATAACTATAATGGTGACATTGCTTTGCTCTACTTGAGCAGCGATGTTGTATTTAATGAGTATGTACTCCCCATTTGCCTTCCCAATCCTAACCTGGCAACCCTGCTGACTGTGGAAGGGACTAGGGGGATGGTGAGTGGATGGGGTTCCACACATCACAGGGGTCCTGGAACACGCTTCCTCATGAAAGTCAAGCTGCCCATAGTAAGCATGGAAACGTGTAGGCAGTCAACAGCGAAGCTCATTACAGATAACATGTTCTGTGCAGGCTATGCTGCCAAAGCCCAGGATGCCTGTAAAGGAGACAGCGGAGGCCCCTTTGCTGTCTCTTACCACAACACTTGGTACCTGCTAGGGATAGTcagttggggtgagggctgtgctGAAGAAAGGAAATATGGTGCATATACGCGGGTAGCCAACTATGTACCATGGATAAAGGAGTTGGTTGAAAATCTAGCTGATGCAGGAGGATTTTTACCTTCATTCTAA